The DNA sequence TCTTGATGACTAAAGTTCATTTTGTCCTTAATGTTATTTACATTAAGCTCTCCGGCTCATTTTCAGCAAAACGTTGGTCTGTGGTAAAGATGATGATATTAAATCAGTAGGTTGAATCGGTTTTGTGCCACAACTTAATTCACACGTGAAGAACTTGATTCACGTATGTGTAATGGATTTGCATGTTTTCCAAGTAATGGGACCTTGTGGCTTATACTTAAGTAGTAATGTATTATTGCACATTTTTATCAAATATGTAAGAGgtcacagaaaataattttacttcaTGTGTATGGCAATAGGCTACCACAGTATGTGGTGAACTCAATAATTGTGCATATGTGTGAAACCATTCTAGAACGGTGCAGCAGTGTGTAAAGTTGCGAAGCTAGATTCCAGTTAACTTGCTCATTCAATTGACCAACAGAACGCTCGAGAATGTTTTCATCTTTTCTGCTGATACAGGAGAACTGTATGTCTCTGAAAAGGAGGGAAATGATTCTGACGCTGATGGAACGCAAGAGAAGCCTTTTAAAACGGTGTTAAAGGTAAATGATGAACCTTTTTGAGGTACCTTTGTAGAAAGACTGAAAAACTGCCTGTTTCCGTTCCAATCAAATTTGGcccaaacaatattaaaatgtatataattcAACCCACAGGATACGTATTTAATATAGATATTTAATGCAAGCCAAGTCATTACCAATTTCTATCTGCTGATATTATTCTTAACATAACACTAGATAACATCTCATATAAAATGGGGCAGGTCAGTGTGGTACACTGTTGCTTGCTAGCACTATGAATACTGACTTTATCTTTGCCAATATGAATTGAATCCACAGCTATTGATGGTTAAGCAGTACAGAAGTCAAAATTAgtaacaatttattttcattctgaGGTGATGAATGATAAAAACTCTATAGCTCGCACAAAGTTAAAGAAATCCTTAAGCTTCCTGACTTGTCGTCTTGAGTTTTTTTAGTTCTGCTTATTTGCAAAATACAAATAAGCCATTTGTATCATATACCGGATTACCTTATTCACACTGATATTCGTAAAGCACTACAAATTTGTCAAACACAGCATGTACAGCCATAGTTACAATGAAGATATGTCTATAACTTTTTGTGCACTCAACAGTTAAATAAAAGGTTGAATATTGTATAGGAATGCCCAGTGCTAGTATAAGAGCTTCTCAGAAGTTTTAAATCTATCATtagccaaaaataaaaaatgaaaaggcttCTCATTGACAAGCAGGAGAGACATTGATGAagtttgatttttctttatttcactcAATGATTTTGACAGCTGTTTTGCTTTCAAATCCGCCTTCAAGACTGTGGCTCTCTGGAACTGTTTCTTAACAGTGATTGTtctgtgctttttatttcctatccTACAAACGTCTGCATTAAAAGTGGAAATTAATGATGAAATAAAAGGATCTAAAAACGTATTTCTTCCTCCCTCATCATTTTCTAGGCCTTATTGTTTCTTGGGAAGGAACCTTTTCCAACCATCTATGTGGACTCTCAAAAGGAGGATGAGGTAATGTACCCATGGACTGATGAGGCAGCGCCTGTCTTTAATCAGTGGTTATCCTCTCCCTCAAATTCAGAACGGTAAAATTTGCATCTGCTGTATCAAATCCAAAACGTAGGATTTCTATCATAGGGTATGAGCCTTGAaaccaattaaaatatttctcagaCCTAATAATGACGAACTTCCACAGTGGAGCAGCATGTTGGATCTCGGTATGGGAGACTGGAGTCTCTGTAGTCTTCCTGTGTTTCTCTCGGTATAAGCTGATTGCAGCCTGTCCCACCTGCAGCAAAATACTGGGCGCCTTTGTTTATCCTGgtgttcctttcttctctttcttctcttcacCAGCGCTGGGTTGTCATTTCAAAGACACAGATGAAGAATGTCCGCAAACTCTGGCAGAAGGAACAGATGAAGAACACCGCTAAAGATAAAAAAGAGGTAAGCGATGGGGAGACTCCCTGTTGGCCTTGATGCATAGTCGTGTTAGATCAACTAGCTGGGGTGAGATGGTGGTgcagttgttagcattgctatctcacagcactggggtccttGGTCATCCTCTCCGTgcggagtttgtatgtcctccctgtgttcacagggtttcctccaggtgctcctgtgGTCCAAAGCCATACTGGTAGATAAATTGGCTCTGGTGCTTGTATTTCTGACTGTGCGCCCcctttgatggactggcgtcccgtccaagGTATATCGTGCCCTGTGCTTGTCGCTGGCCGagagaggctctggctcccctgcagccCTTTATAGgattaagtggttagaaaatggatggatgtactgACTCCCGAAGTGGTCTTGCTTGTCCAGGCAGAGGATGCTCTCCGGCGTGAGAAGAACCTGGAGGAAGCCAAGAAAGTCGTAATCCAGAACGATCCCAGCCTTCCCGAGCCGAAAACAGTGAGTTCTGGAATGCTTTTCTCTGATTTGGGAATCGGCGTCCTGTGGTGTGATCTTGACTGCCTTCATGATAATAGaacagctttttttctcttgtgtgATTAAGATGATGAGATAGCATGAGGGAGAATTGTCAATTGTCTGCTCCCATTTCCAGCTGTACTGGAGCAACAACGCGTCCTATATCTGGGAAGACAGAAGTTTTGGCTGTCAAGAAATTGCCTCCTACTTTATAAAAGCTACTAGTTCAGACACACTTGTCTACCATTCCAGTCAAGTGCTAGTACATCTATTAAaatgaagatgttttttttacgtttGTGGCTAGAATGATATTTGTTCTCGATTTCAGGTAAAGATCCTTCATTTAGAACAATATCGGGATCAACGAGTCCGAGTCTTTGGATGGACTCACAGGCTGCGACGCCAAGGTAAAAAGCCAAGTGCCAATTTCCATAATTAGTGACGATATTCTtctggtttttctttttttttttgtggttgctAGGGAATTAAATTCACTTAAATGCCAGAGCCAGCAGAACTGTTGTGAATGTACTCTTTTATGTGAAAGAACTCTGTTTTGTATAGATATGTTGCAACATGAGCAGTGAGGTTACATGAGTGGGGTGTGAAATTTTAATAGAATTAAAACCCCCAAAAATGGTTTCAACTGTCCTTTTTGTAAGCTTGTGAGGGACCGAAGCGGTTTCAAAAGAGATTATTGTTCCCTCTGTTCTGCAGACATGCAAAACATATCTTTTCCTCAGGACGACTATAGTCTGTTGGAAGTGCAACACATtctgctgggcagcttgtttttACAGCCGTGGATGGCACCAGGTTATAGGGAACTTGAGTTTTattaattaaagtaaaatacTGCTTACTAATACACTTCGATGTAGCTGATGCACTGGCAAGTAAAACActgatggaaaaataaaatgtatgtaaaagtaaaacaaaaataaaagtaaacaaaaatacaaaaataaaataaaataataaaagtaaaacagaATAGGCAGGTCAGTTTTTGACCTGCCTATTCTGTGGACATGGAGGTTTCCGTTTTAACAGGTGACAGGCAGCCCGTCAGTCACTGCTTGCAGACATGGAGTTTCTGCCAGAATCTGTAGACCGATAATTACTGCCTCTGTCCTCTTCAAAAGCTTGCAACCACATGTCCGTCTTTTCCTAGCGTGTTGAATATCAAGCCTGCTGAAATTCAAATGGTAAAACACAGGAAGCAATTTGTCCTGCTTATCTATAGAAGCACAAggacagttacaaatgagagaagacTATGTGACCCATTTGGCCCATTTGGTAGTACCTGTGCCTGCATCCCATCGTTATTTTGGAAGTCTGGAGAAGTCAATGGAGATCTATGAGCTACTCAAACCCTCTCTAGTAGAGAGATACAGATAGAGGCCAGTGGCCTGAGGAATTAAGTTATTTTGTCCTGACAGAAGACTCAGGGGCACTCCTGGACCCTGGGTACTAAATTCTTGTGGTAGAATGTCTGTTTCTGGGTTTCAGTGCTTCTGTGGTCTCTTTGCTGTGGATTGACAACACACCCCCATTCCTCATCCTTTAAAAGAGATATTACAAACTGTGGCTTTGGTGCTGCTGGGAAGCAGTGTATTTCTTTTGGGAAACAGCCTTGACTTAGAAtgactttctgttttgtttttgttttttagggaAGAACTTGATGTTCATTGTAGTGAGGGATGGCACGGGCTTTCTTCAGTGTGTGTTGACGGATCAGCTGGTACGGTATTATGCTCTCACCCCCAGTACGGTTGTCTGACATACTGCAATGCATGACTCTTTAAACCTTGATCTTCGGTCCAGAAAGAATAGTGttactgttattttaaatagtCTTCGTCATCACGCAAAGCCTCATGAGACAAGATTGTTAGTAGTGAAACGCCAAACTGGATGTTCTTATCCTTCTGTCCTTGATTATTTCTTCCTGGTGAGGAACTAAGGGTTGATTCTTCATCAGGAAGCAGGTTTAAATAATAGGGCCCTGACAAGAACTGTAACACTACGAGAGATGATGTCAACATCGCTAAAAACATTCTCAGACTGCCAGGCATGTAGATGTATTTTCCTAAGGTTAACATTGCTGAAAGTGTTTGGGGGAAAAACGTTTGAGATCTGAACTTAGATAAGTTAGCCGTTGTCGACTAATTTTATTCTGGACTTGGGTTACCTTGTTAGGACAGGTGTGAGTTCTGTCTTGGCTCACCTTCAATAAAACTGTTATTTGATGGTTCGTATCCTATTTATGACACCCCCCCCCTCAAATTACAAGTGTGTTAAAGTAGAATTACCCTGCTAAAAGTCAGCGGAACAGGATAATAAGTGctatgatctctttttttttaattgaagttgTCTTTATTGGTATAAATTGTGAATAGTGGTGagacttgttttgtttttagtgtcaAACCTACAATGCATTGGTCCTGTCCACTGAAAGCACTGTTGCACTCTACGGAACATTGAAGGCTGTACCAGAAGGAAAGCAGGTAAAACATTGATatctgcagattttttttaagggCTTAAGAAAATGCCTGTGAAGTGTTAAAAGATGTACAATATAACAATCTGTGAATGAGTAACACCAGTAGCAAGTCTGGCGGAGCTCTTTTAGGTTACAATATTTACAAGGCAGCAAAAACCACAGAATCGTCAGATATCTTACTGAGTCTAATTGATTGCTTTTTGTAGCAAATATTTGTTCTTCTTAATAccagcgtttgttaataataagCCCCATTTTTCTCCCCAAAActcctttttttaaagtcatacaCTTAAATTTGCATTAAGCATTAGGAATGTGCAATAGATTTTGGTGttataaataaaaaggaaatggaCCCAGTGTCATAGTTGGCATTATGTAGAGAGTTCAACAGTGtttctaaaattaatattttgtagtCGTAAGGTTCTAGAACTGTTGTAGGAGCATGGATACCAGCTTGTCTACCCGGACTGTGAGGTGAGATGCCCTTGCtaggtgtggtggctcttgttTGGCAGGCACCTGGAGGACACGAGCTACATTGCGATTACTGGGAGCTGATAGGATTGgccccagcagggggcgctgatAACCTGCTGAACGAGGAGTCGGACGTAGACGTCCAGCTCAACAACCGCCATATGATGATCCGTGGAGAGAACATGTCCAAGATCCTGAAAGTGCGCTCCGTGGTCACGCAGTGTTTCCGAGACCATTTCTTCAGCAGGGGATACTACGAGGTGAGTAGAGCCTTGAGCGGAGTTATAAAGGAGAGCAGCTGTCTCGCGTGGCGTTTGTGAAGCATTTGGAGACACAAGGGCTTTCTGTAACGGTTGGCGCAGATTTAATTGAACAAATCTGTCAGAAGGGCTGGTTCGCATAGGTGTCGGAAAAAACTGCACAGCAGATGTCCACGGTGACTTGATCTGCTTTCTCCACCAAAATCTCGCAGTGTGTTTTCTCCTCGGAAAATTAAACCACAGTGAGAAATGTTAAAGGGAAACAACTGCAGTCCCGATTTCCAGTTAAGCATGGAATTGTGaagtttgtgaaagtactgtttgCTGTCACAAGCTAACATTGAAGTTCCCACGAGTTGGGATGTGAAATGGCGCTTCCTGCTCGCTAGTCGCCACAACGACTAATGTAATGCGATGCGCAGCAGATAAGAGCGCAGACATGTTCCAACGTGATTGGGATGCAGAGTTTAAaaataagtagtatttgtcggccAAACTGTCTTGAAATCAAAAAgaatatttctgttggattaaaagagatgaattcacaagcctgcttcttgACAATGTAATAAGGCCGCAGCAAGTCACCAGAAGTCTTGTTACCTccggtggggagctgcgtcagcatgcgcaggctgcagaggaacgcgtaataggtttattccatgctgaaaagagaacgaaaacgcaacgtttcagccgtggagcctttgtCAGGTGTGactctcttcagcatggaataaacctaagtCTTGTTACcgcgttctgaatcgcagaacacggcgcagcacatactgtacctggaaaTTTGgtctattttttcatttcaccttTGTTGCGGTTTGTAACGCACTCATCAGTGCCAGATCtctctaaatataaaaatagcattgcagttcccctttaatccCCTTGTGTTCCCATAGATCACCCCCCCCACCATGGTGCAGACGCAGGTGGAGGGAGGCTCCACCTTGTTCAGTTTTAACTACTTTGGAGAGGAGGCCTATCTGACCCAGTCGTCTCAGCTCTACCTGGAGACCTGCATTCCAGCGCTGGGGGACACGTTCTGCATCGCTCAGTCCTACCGCGCCGAGCAGTCCAGGACGCGCCGGCACCTCTCCGAGTAAGATCAAACCCCTTTTGTCTTCTTGCGCAAGAAAGTGGCTGCTTCCAGCTTGTAGTTTCCGGGACCTTTTCCTGTCTGGGATTAAAAGGCACGATATACTGGATCATCTccgtcacacagacacacaccctgtTAGATGTAGAGCAGGGCTGTTCTATTCCTGCACAGGAGCCTGTCCATTGAGAAGTCAGATAAGAATACCTCGCCACAGATGGATTGCAAGTACTGCTTCCTTACAGCTGACTTACAGCTGACTTCTGGTTCCCATTCTTAACTTATGAAAGAGTCCTCGTATTACTGTATCACCTCCGGCTGTGAGGACACTTAACAGGAATAAGTCCTTTTAAAAATGCCTGGATGGCAAGAGAAAGGTGACCGGAATTCTCCTCCCGGAGGAAAAAATCGAAGGTGGTTTTCATTTCAGGAGATAAAGACAAGAGTTTAAAACTTGTAGTTCTGGTTCAGAAGTGAGATAACCCAACTTAGTAATTTTGAGTTTAAGGCATTTAAGTGTCCTAATATCTAACCAAACCTGTGTCTGTGGGTTGATAGTTTTGAAGCGATACTGAGACATTAAGAGGGTAATTCATAAGGAAGGGATGCATCTTTAGGGAGTCCTGTTTACACAAGCAGAGACTTAAttaaagagcagaaaaagactgaAGTTGGAATGAGTGAAGGTGCTACTCTGCAAGCTGCTTTGTCAGCCTTAACTTCGGGTGCCAGTCTTGAATTCTCCCTTTTGAAGTGTTAAGGGTTTGGAAAGCTAAAGCGCACACTTCTATGCTTTTCCTACCTCATTGAATTTAGCCGTGATATTGTTTTCAAACATTGTTGTGTAGTAGGTTGCTGATGGTCTTTTATGGGCTCTCTGCCTATCCTTTTTGAAATGGGGAAATAGTCTTTTCAGGAAGATCGATTCAGAATGCAATAGTTCATCCTCTGGTCTAAAAAGGTGCAGTTTCACATACAATAAAGGGTCCTTTGTATTACATAATGAAATTTCCACCTCTTCATAGCTGAAGCCTTTATTCTGCAGTCTTCTTTACTGGGGAAGATCAGGCAGAGCCGTTCCAGCCTTATTACCACTGATGATGTTGTGCTGAATATTCTTATTTAAGTGTTAACCTTTTGTGTACCAGCATGTACTTTGTCTTTAGTTTTTTCTATGGAGCCCTGGTGTCCAAGAAGCTTGTTAAAGAATTCCAAACGTTTTTCCCTAAAAGTTATTTTGTAAACGGAGTTTATGTGCTCCAGGCTCCTGGTCGCGTTGGAACTAAAACTGATATTTTATACATACTTCTGCGGAACCCTGTCTTCATAAAGGTTTTTTCAACCTAAATCtgccatgtaccgcctgtcatACAGCAGGTATAATTATACTAACATACTTTCCTTTAGTCCTTCGCTCTGCCTCAGTGCATGATGTTATGCTTCACAATTTACAGCAAATTGCCacaaatatatttacagagaTATGCACTGCCAGATGATCGCAGGAGGTGTATGTAACATCTTCGGGCTTctaacaatcttttttttaaaacaagatgTATCAGTCTGTAATGGGTGTTTTAATTGAGCAGCAGCGGAAGCCATTTGTGCTGTTACCTTGACGCCGTGCGTTTGAAGTGGCTCTGGTGCAGTAACTGATCTTTTCTGTTTGTGCCTAAATAACTGCTTGAGTACATAGGGCATGACATTTTCTTGAATATCCACTAAATATAAAGAAGTACAGGAAAATGTGCTAGTAATGTTCGTAGTCTACATTCCAAATCATAGGCCTGGTTGGCTGTACGTTCCTACTGGAGTTTGCAGAAAAAACCTTACCAAAACCGTTTCCATGTGATCTTGTTCATAAAAATACTGAGGTATTTTGGGGCACCTCCCTTGAAACTGAAGAGCTGCAAGGGAGAGCTAATGCAGTGTTACTGAGCgtagttttatgttttaatagaCAACTGATTTCCATGTTCATTTTGAAATTGTAGAGCTGCAGTATAGCAGTATAGGAAACGGGATGATATTgtctccccccccctccacaGGTACACTCATATCGAAGCGGAGTGCCCCTTTATATCTTATGAGGACCTGCTGAACCGTCTGGAGGACCTGGTGTGCGATGTGGTGGATCGAGTCTTGAAGTCTCCCGCTGGCGCTCTCCTCTATGACATCAACCCTGTAAGTTCCTCCAGAGTGATTTACATTTGACCTTTCTCCCCTagacctttttttttgtctaaaaacATGGGTACTCCTGAAAGTCAGAACAACTACAGGCAATAATTGAAGCCATGATGCTGAACTCCAAGAGGCAATAGCCTGCAGATGAGTATTTTTCTTAAAGAAGAACCATGCCCTTAAAGTAAAAGAGGATGGAATGGAGGTGAATAATACATCTAATAAAGCCCAGAAGGCATTATTGGAGGGAAGGTGCCATTGGAATAACgtacaggaggcactttttttaCACAGCTGTGCGGGAGGCTAGTTGTCAGGCATGTTGTCGAAGCAGATTCAGCTTCCAGGAAATGACCAAACAAGATCTTCAGAATATTTAGCTCTCGGCAACCAGACTGGCCCAAGATAGATTGGCCGAATGTCCTCCTCCAATTTGTAGGCTTTGTTTTTGGATTACAAGATCTTTTATTCGCAGCCGCAAAAGGGTCCATTCTGtagtcttgtttttttctgtgcctgaaccctttttatttcagaagaaaGAGGTTTTACAAGAGACGTCTTGCATTCCCTCCATGCACAAATCCTAATCCTTGGAGTACACTTTCATGTTCCATAATGCATCggcgtgttttttttcttcctctcgGTCTTAATAGCTCGCGCTACAGAGCGTACTTGCTACATTTGAGGAGTTGAACTTTTCCTTTAAACTGAACTTTGGCAggtatttctttttctcactcacCTCAGTTGGAAATTGCAAATTCATTCGGAGATTTATTTATCTCTGCCTACTGTACCTGTGAGAGGGGGGAAGAGGACTGTGCAGGTTTTGCTTCGAAATGGGCGCTTGTCAGAGCCATCTGCTGGTTCTCAAGCTGAAAATCCCTCAGTGGCCGCTTAGCATTGACTGGAAAGGTGATGCTGCTCTAATTGACAGCCCTGAAACCCCAGAGGTGCACAGCAGGTCTGGGGGGTCGCTTGTGCATGACAGGCTCATGCTCAGCCAACCATGGTGGTATTTCACAACTTGTGCGCCAGTCATGGATAATCCCAGTCACATCTGGCTAATAACATGgctcagatttttaaaaatgtattagaaGCATACACAACGCTTATTGTTTGAGTTGCCTTTTcgtttttaaaggggaactgctgtCCCAgttttctcagaccggttattaaatctcagtaacaaattTGCCGTTCTAGAAAAAGATTACAAATTTCGAATTAAgtgcaaaattgtgaactttgtgaaagtactacaAGTTACTGTTGTCGCAAACTCCTGGTCATGCTATAGACGAGAGCAAGAGTTCCCCCTTCTTGCTtgctagtcactgtaatgactagtGTAATGtgatgtctgctgcacaacctgtgctTATTTGCTCgtacatttcactgcagaaatgttccaacgtaaTCCATTGCAGAGTTAATGTAAGCAGTGTTTGTCGGCAAAACCATCTCAATATAGAAAGTAATATTTCCGTTGGATTAAAGGAGATgttttcacaagcctgcttgtttacaatgtcatagagCTGCACAGGAGGTCCCCTTTAACAGCATTGAGTGGTAAATTGAATGTGAAAGATGCAGTGTATTTAGAGTTTCTGAGCACTGCTGTgtaagccctttctttcaatacTTATGATTCATTCTTCCCTCGACTAGGTACTTTTCTACAAGGAAAACTGACTGTATTAGTAGCTGCATATGTTAGTGTAACTTGTTGATTCCTTATAAAAAGTGCAAATTGTAGTTTGTGTGTGCAGGGGGGGTTAGAAAGTCAAATGCATTAGTTAAAGCTTTATTTAGAGAACTAATGCCCGGTTTCTGTTTCTTACAGGACTTCAAGCCCCCTAAAAGACCTTTCAAGAGAATGGACTACACTGAAGCCATCACATGGCTCAAAGAGCACGATGTCAAGAAGGACGATGGCACTTACTATGAATTTGGAGAGGtccgagtttttttttaactagatgTAGCTTTAACACCGTCTTCCTACTGTTTATTTCCACAGCTGCTCCAGAAGAGAATGCCTTAATGCATCAAACGTTTGCCAGGAAAGAAATGTTGTTATGAAAACTATTTCTGTGCCTAATTCGTTTTCTAATTATTGTCCTGCCAGAGATTTAACATGAAagcctaaaaaaaaacaaacctcatGTCTTTGTCTCCTAGGATATCCCTGAAGCCCCAGAGAGGCTGATGACTGATACAATTAATGAGACCATCCTGCTGTGCCGATTCCCAGCTGAGATCAAGGCCTTCTACATGCAGCGCTGTCCCGAGGACCGCCGCCTCACTGAATCGGTCAGCTCCTCCTCGTGCCTTTCCCTGGACACGGACTGAATCAAAATCATGAGCacacctggtcttcggcccgttCATAGAAGCATTTCGTGTTCTGGAGAAGTGTAGCAATTTGAAATTCTTCAGTGTCTTTCAGTTTAGAATTTCAGACCTTTCTTCATGTTGGCAACATTCCATCACTTCGGCGTGCGTTTGCATTGACACCTCAGAGAGAAGGCTGGGTGGACGAATTAAACTTCGCCACTCGATAGATCCCGGGCTGCCAGGCACATAAGTGAGAAGAAAACGCAGTCAGTTTAATGCTGTGCTCCCCGGATTAATGAGAATTGCTGTTTGCTCTTGAAGTAATGTGGAGTTCAGTGACGTTTCTGTGTCCTTTGGGTAGGTGGACGTACTGATGCCCAATGTTGGGGAGATCGTTGGGGGATCAATGCGTATCTGGGACACGGAAGAACTCCTTGAAGGATACAAGAGAGAAGGCATTGATTCCACCCCTTACTACTGGTATACGGATCAGGTGCGTACCAAAACCAACACTACTGGTACGATGCTGTAGAGAGCAATTGTCCTCCACGGTATTGTAACAATCGTACTCTACAATTACAGTTGTCATCGTACTTTTTATAAGAATAGACCGTTCCTTTGCATTACTATTTTTAAACTCTAACTCCTTTCTACAACTATCGTTTCATTGTATGGGCTTACCAAACGATATCCAATAGCAAATATTTCACTCAATATTTAAATCCTAAATCCtgacctcctctcgtttgtaacgtTTCATATGTTTGCACATTCATCTTTTGTTGATGCAAGCTCTGCAGCAACATGCAGGAGGTTGAATGCTATTTGGAGGATGGCGTGTCCCTCACTGATGTTCCTGTGAATTTTCAGCCGTCTGGGAAGTGTCATTAATCAGCTAATCCAAACCCTACCTGGGGCAGCACTTGTCTAGTTGTGCACTACCGCTGGGGCATCCTGCATAGCTACTGAGATGACCCATGGTCAAGCTTGACATCTGCATCGTATACTTCTTGCTGTGTTCAGAAGAAGATCTTCACTAGCTCAGCTTCTTAGACATCAGGCATTGTTATAGCAGAATTGAGGAGGTATAGTAGTGGtggtaataataattccttacacttatgtgGCACTTTtccagacactccactcaaagtgctttaaaggtcatggggatcccctccaccaccaccaatgtgcagccccacctggatgatgcgacagcagccaaagtgctcTAGTCCTCTCTCCACACATCaactgtcagtggggaggaggacagagtgatgaagccaattcatagattgggaACCATTATTGGGAAAGGCCAGAGGgcaatttggtcaggacactggggtaacacccctgctcttttcaagTAACGCCCtgggatatttaatgaccacagagtgtcaAGACCTTGTGTTtatttcatctgaaggacagccccctttttacagtatagtgtccccatcactctACTGGGGCACAGACCCAGACAGACTGCAGGGCGAGCGCCCCCTAGTGGCCCCacgaacacctcttccagcagcaaccttcgctttcccaggaggtctcccatccaggtactggccaagcTCACACCTTAGTGGGTCGCCAGCTGtgggctgcagggtgatatagttaCAGTCCTCACATCCCTTCGCCTCAGTTCACTAGGTTCTGAAAACATGTGAGCTGGCAGCTTTGAACAGTGATGATCAAATTGATGGTCTAAAAGCATTTCTcccatttttttctctctctctcacagaggAAGTATGGGACTTGCCCTCATGGGGGTTATGGTCTGGGCCTGGAGAGGTTCCTGACCTGGCTACTGAACAGACACCACATCCGAGACGTGTGTCTGTACCCTCGCTTCATCCAGCGCTGTAGGCCCTGAGCGTTTTCCTTATGCTGCCGCCTTGCCCAGAACAGCATCTCCTACTTGAGCTACATGAAATTACAGTGGATAATGCACTAACAACGTATGAAGCGATAATAGTTACCCAAAGACCATGATAATGTACGCTTTCCATTCTGATTCCAATCTTAGTTGTCCAGCATCATTGCCAATAAATGTCTTCTGTCTCACTTGGCCTCTGTGGGTTTTTTAAGTGTGTGATTTGTGTATACAAGGACCGTTTAATGTTATGATTAGTTATTTATTAGTTTACATTTACAGTGAATTCTGTAAATGGAAGAATGTTAAAGAGGGATGCgagttaacaaaaataaaaaccaggGTCCTGATGATTCATACCCCTCTACACAACTGTGACCCTATAGTTGTCACAAAATCCATCCATTCAGTGAAAAATCCCACATAGTTGTGGAGAGTGCGTTTGGACTCCACAGTCAAACCCAAAGAGCTATGAGGTAGTCACACTAATTGCCACATTACTGTGCTG is a window from the Lepisosteus oculatus isolate fLepOcu1 chromosome 3, fLepOcu1.hap2, whole genome shotgun sequence genome containing:
- the nars1 gene encoding asparagine--tRNA ligase, cytoplasmic, which produces MADEITENAEGLAIGELYVSEKEGNDSDADGTQEKPFKTVLKALLFLGKEPFPTIYVDSQKEDERWVVISKTQMKNVRKLWQKEQMKNTAKDKKEAEDALRREKNLEEAKKVVIQNDPSLPEPKTVKILHLEQYRDQRVRVFGWTHRLRRQGKNLMFIVVRDGTGFLQCVLTDQLCQTYNALVLSTESTVALYGTLKAVPEGKQAPGGHELHCDYWELIGLAPAGGADNLLNEESDVDVQLNNRHMMIRGENMSKILKVRSVVTQCFRDHFFSRGYYEITPPTMVQTQVEGGSTLFSFNYFGEEAYLTQSSQLYLETCIPALGDTFCIAQSYRAEQSRTRRHLSEYTHIEAECPFISYEDLLNRLEDLVCDVVDRVLKSPAGALLYDINPDFKPPKRPFKRMDYTEAITWLKEHDVKKDDGTYYEFGEDIPEAPERLMTDTINETILLCRFPAEIKAFYMQRCPEDRRLTESVDVLMPNVGEIVGGSMRIWDTEELLEGYKREGIDSTPYYWYTDQRKYGTCPHGGYGLGLERFLTWLLNRHHIRDVCLYPRFIQRCRP